A DNA window from Aureibacter tunicatorum contains the following coding sequences:
- a CDS encoding carboxypeptidase-like regulatory domain-containing protein encodes MHLLFVTHAQNKLEISGKIFDEEGEELFGANVFPNSSPFAGVSSDVNGDFLLLIESSDTINFTSMGFATVKIWADDDKEDLKIVMKPSSTMLREVVVIGIPEDAEDFKKEVLRYRPPEEEEFSFKIDPEVLDKLPSEVAQQRQLAESQLRIRMPVSMKINFTKRFYKDKEKEKFKKIKQNESKWNRVELYYNIETVKQMTAIESDSLAKEFLKFCYLDEKFLLESNAYDVQVKLLECYEEFALINRK; translated from the coding sequence ATGCATTTGTTGTTTGTCACTCATGCTCAAAATAAACTAGAAATTTCAGGAAAAATTTTTGATGAAGAAGGCGAAGAGCTTTTTGGAGCGAATGTCTTTCCGAATAGTTCACCTTTTGCTGGCGTGAGTTCGGATGTGAATGGTGATTTTTTATTGCTAATAGAATCATCTGACACGATTAACTTTACAAGCATGGGTTTTGCCACAGTGAAAATTTGGGCGGATGATGATAAGGAAGATTTGAAAATCGTGATGAAACCATCTTCCACTATGTTAAGGGAAGTGGTTGTTATTGGCATACCGGAAGATGCGGAGGATTTTAAAAAAGAAGTGCTGCGGTACAGGCCTCCGGAAGAGGAAGAATTCTCCTTTAAAATTGATCCGGAAGTATTGGATAAATTGCCTTCTGAAGTTGCTCAACAAAGACAATTGGCAGAATCTCAATTGCGAATTCGCATGCCGGTAAGCATGAAAATCAATTTTACCAAGCGCTTTTATAAAGACAAGGAAAAAGAAAAGTTTAAGAAGATCAAGCAAAATGAATCAAAGTGGAATAGAGTTGAGCTTTACTATAATATTGAGACGGTGAAACAGATGACAGCTATAGAAAGCGATAGTTTGGCAAAGGAGTTTTTGAAGTTTTGTTATTTGGATGAAAAGTTCTTGTTGGAGAGCAATGCTTATGATGTTCAAGTGAAGTTGCTGGAATGCTACGAAGAATTTGCTTTGATAAATCGTAAATAG
- a CDS encoding Crp/Fnr family transcriptional regulator, whose product MQTEDKIQQFFKEKFPFNQEGLQEFSDSFVSKSYHKGKMIIQANSVVHNLIFLDEGVIREYFAKDDREMNTNFYTRPQFVNDFFTFTNAIPTKRNLECLSDVKTREMSMSKFNEFMMKYSCGKSFVDDIFNELIEIKEEEEFKHFSLTPDELYLDLMKNKPEWFQEIPLYHIASYLRMTPETLSRIRKRV is encoded by the coding sequence ATGCAGACAGAAGATAAGATTCAACAGTTTTTTAAGGAGAAGTTCCCTTTTAATCAAGAAGGTTTGCAGGAGTTTTCAGATTCATTTGTTTCCAAGTCGTATCACAAGGGAAAGATGATAATTCAGGCGAATTCTGTTGTGCACAATTTAATTTTTTTGGATGAAGGCGTGATAAGAGAGTATTTTGCAAAAGATGATCGAGAGATGAACACCAATTTTTACACTAGGCCTCAGTTTGTCAATGATTTTTTCACCTTTACGAATGCTATTCCGACCAAAAGAAACCTTGAATGTCTCAGCGATGTCAAAACGCGGGAAATGAGCATGAGCAAGTTCAATGAATTTATGATGAAATACAGTTGCGGGAAGAGCTTTGTGGACGATATTTTTAACGAGCTTATTGAAATCAAGGAAGAGGAAGAGTTCAAGCATTTTAGTTTGACTCCCGACGAACTGTACTTGGATCTAATGAAAAATAAGCCGGAATGGTTTCAGGAAATACCGCTTTATCATATTGCATCCTACCTCAGAATGACTCCGGAGACGCTTAGCCGTATTCGAAAAAGAGTTTAA
- a CDS encoding DDE-type integrase/transposase/recombinase, which translates to MLEEPTAGVLTMQSMLRDNGILASYERVRRLMRKAGIYAIYPKKNLSKLGAVKYIHPYLLRDLEITRVHQVWEIDITYIPMASGFMYLTAIIDVYSRYIVGWGLSNSLEANHSLDVVKKAIEVHGKPEILNSDQGIQFICKAYVDYLKD; encoded by the coding sequence ATTCTTGAAGAGCCAACAGCAGGCGTACTTACCATGCAGTCTATGTTAAGAGATAATGGAATATTAGCCTCTTATGAACGGGTAAGACGTTTAATGAGAAAAGCCGGTATTTATGCTATTTACCCCAAAAAGAATCTTTCTAAGTTAGGAGCAGTTAAGTATATACACCCTTATCTTCTTCGTGATCTTGAGATTACTCGAGTGCATCAAGTCTGGGAGATTGATATAACCTATATTCCAATGGCTTCAGGCTTTATGTATTTGACAGCCATTATTGATGTATATAGTCGGTATATTGTTGGATGGGGCTTGAGTAATTCTTTAGAGGCCAATCATTCATTGGATGTTGTTAAAAAAGCCATTGAAGTGCATGGAAAACCTGAAATATTGAATAGTGATCAAGGAATTCAATTCATATGTAAAGCTTATGTAGATTACCTCAAGGATTAA
- a CDS encoding MBL fold metallo-hydrolase yields MKLHHLRNATLVIEYKDKVVLVDPMLGAKGTSLPFTLFRFKPRRNPLVDLPESDEILNKVTHCLVTHLHPDHLDKDAEIFLKEKNIPVTTSIDHASELIKRGLNVTQKLEYWKEEEFLGGKITGIPAIHGYGFISKPMGHVVGFYIEMPEEKSIYISADTVYTEHVDKVLHEMKPDISVVACGTAQLDFGKPLLMTMDDIIKFVKNSPNQVLANHLEALNHCPTTRAQLKIELDKHGLLEKVFIPNDGESKDY; encoded by the coding sequence ATGAAACTTCATCATTTAAGAAACGCGACTTTAGTAATCGAATATAAAGACAAAGTGGTATTGGTGGATCCGATGCTTGGAGCCAAAGGTACATCTTTGCCATTTACCTTGTTTAGATTCAAGCCCAGAAGAAATCCATTGGTGGATCTGCCTGAGTCTGATGAAATTTTGAATAAAGTGACTCACTGTCTAGTGACGCATTTGCACCCTGATCATTTGGATAAAGATGCGGAAATATTTTTAAAGGAAAAAAATATTCCCGTGACAACGAGCATTGATCATGCCTCAGAACTGATCAAAAGGGGATTGAATGTAACTCAAAAATTGGAATATTGGAAAGAAGAGGAGTTTTTAGGAGGAAAAATCACAGGAATACCAGCCATACACGGATATGGATTTATTTCAAAGCCAATGGGACATGTGGTCGGATTTTATATTGAAATGCCTGAAGAAAAATCTATATATATCAGCGCGGACACTGTTTATACTGAGCATGTTGATAAAGTGCTTCATGAAATGAAGCCGGATATCTCCGTGGTCGCTTGCGGAACGGCGCAATTGGACTTTGGAAAGCCTTTGTTGATGACTATGGATGACATTATCAAATTTGTTAAAAATTCACCAAACCAAGTATTGGCTAATCACTTGGAAGCGCTTAATCATTGCCCGACGACAAGAGCTCAATTAAAAATAGAGCTTGATAAGCATGGATTGCTGGAAAAAGTATTTATCCCAAATGATGGTGAGAGCAAAGATTATTAA
- a CDS encoding phosphatidylinositol-specific phospholipase C domain-containing protein has product MKTNKTWLVVIAWLAACSSPMEDLNSIDDNRDYSTLSKNPSINSQVYELVPQEERKLFEISFPCTHNSYNYKGRFEKSNVFDNLPSQFQKGIRAIEIDVHEKSTYHFPFKVKKDISVYHGKATNGANGSRLAHYVLEEVRDFILENPKEMVFLKFETTVSGSQIDKLMDKSGLSGLVFDQIKTNPYPTKEDVIASGKRIIITRQIGNSRFSPSLPRHTAGGGYSDNSDHNPQSQPSENKYFSMQYYGITSVAGYGDADRAKYLNHPSRLGEFVDQTWKLNGKKPWRVIVDFPSVHNNHYYEVIEEMNERAIAKVRIVDESGNIMMKDGSNLYHWNWECAYENGVVMAKTSGECNFPIKAYETITLKPVSNQFDFVPKQVVISHDDNKNDYLVSFIATRK; this is encoded by the coding sequence ATGAAAACCAACAAAACATGGCTAGTTGTAATAGCATGGTTAGCCGCATGCTCAAGTCCCATGGAAGATTTGAATTCGATTGATGACAATCGTGATTATTCAACTCTTTCGAAAAATCCATCAATAAATTCTCAAGTTTATGAGCTTGTTCCTCAGGAAGAAAGAAAGTTATTTGAAATTTCCTTTCCCTGCACTCACAACTCTTATAATTACAAAGGACGATTCGAAAAGTCAAATGTTTTTGACAATTTGCCATCGCAGTTTCAAAAAGGAATTAGGGCCATTGAGATAGATGTGCATGAGAAATCAACGTATCATTTTCCATTCAAAGTTAAAAAAGATATCTCGGTATATCACGGCAAAGCGACTAATGGAGCTAATGGCAGTCGTCTAGCTCATTACGTTCTTGAGGAAGTAAGAGATTTTATTCTTGAAAATCCGAAAGAGATGGTGTTTTTGAAATTCGAAACAACAGTAAGCGGTTCGCAAATTGACAAATTGATGGATAAGTCGGGTTTGTCGGGCCTTGTATTTGATCAGATCAAAACCAATCCTTACCCAACCAAGGAAGATGTAATAGCTTCAGGCAAAAGAATTATTATAACGAGACAAATTGGCAATTCCAGATTTAGTCCCTCTTTGCCAAGGCATACGGCTGGAGGTGGGTATTCCGACAATTCGGATCATAACCCACAATCCCAACCTTCAGAGAATAAATATTTTAGCATGCAATATTACGGGATAACAAGTGTTGCTGGATACGGAGACGCTGATAGAGCCAAATATTTAAATCATCCTTCAAGACTAGGAGAGTTTGTTGATCAAACGTGGAAGCTAAATGGAAAAAAGCCCTGGAGAGTTATCGTGGATTTTCCGAGTGTTCATAATAACCATTATTATGAAGTGATTGAGGAAATGAATGAGAGAGCGATAGCGAAAGTTAGGATAGTGGATGAAAGCGGAAACATTATGATGAAAGATGGAAGTAATTTGTACCATTGGAATTGGGAGTGCGCATATGAGAATGGTGTCGTGATGGCGAAAACTTCAGGAGAATGCAATTTCCCAATCAAAGCGTATGAGACAATTACATTGAAGCCTGTCTCAAATCAATTTGACTTTGTCCCGAAGCAAGTTGTTATCTCCCACGATGATAACAAAAACGATTACTTAGTTAGCTTTATTGCTACAAGAAAATAA
- a CDS encoding sigma-70 family RNA polymerase sigma factor produces MNTTEHTDVFLFGKIEKGCQGAFNIFFHRHYQQLIELSFGLIRCRPSSEEVVNEKFMHIWENRHLLQNVETPLAYMRRVVRNGSLDRLKKNAYKNVHLDEVKHVADTNCVEGQIHFEELYVNLKELINQLPPRRKMIYNLNKFEGLPYQKIADKLGISVHTVQKQMSLATDFMEKEFEKFREHG; encoded by the coding sequence ATGAATACAACTGAACACACGGACGTATTTTTATTTGGTAAAATAGAAAAGGGCTGTCAAGGAGCTTTCAATATTTTTTTTCATAGGCATTACCAACAGCTTATCGAATTGAGCTTTGGCTTGATTCGATGCAGGCCCAGTTCTGAAGAAGTGGTGAATGAAAAGTTCATGCACATTTGGGAAAACCGTCATTTGCTTCAAAATGTGGAAACTCCCTTGGCGTATATGCGAAGAGTGGTAAGAAATGGCTCATTGGATCGATTGAAGAAGAACGCTTATAAAAATGTGCATTTGGATGAGGTAAAGCATGTTGCCGACACCAATTGCGTGGAAGGACAAATCCATTTTGAAGAGCTTTATGTGAATTTGAAGGAATTGATTAATCAGTTGCCGCCTAGAAGAAAAATGATTTACAACTTGAATAAGTTTGAAGGGCTTCCTTACCAAAAAATCGCGGATAAGCTGGGAATATCAGTGCATACAGTTCAGAAGCAAATGTCTTTGGCTACGGATTTTATGGAAAAAGAATTTGAAAAATTTCGCGAACACGGATGA
- a CDS encoding S41 family peptidase: MIKLIALTLLYLSLSINASAQTTKPLDKKSLKKDLNEMLQTIANHYVYLDGKNIDFECLREHYIHQIELAKNDKEALLIFEYVTNEFYDGHISLNRNNSSSYRLYSPLYLGQINGESVIKNVWTSQINNLDENIIEAKVLEINGKDFQKAIDEFPTYCHDKSDLEIREWIANKVICGRYDQKRILTLLMPDHTIRELDLDQISIKTEKKLSSRQKIDNYGIIRINDKLYDNKLINEFDAHLEELWETDGLIIDLRNTISGGNSYVARGIMSRFIEKEMAYQIHKFDEKYDKGPKVERSWKEYVSPRGRTYKKPVIILVGRWTGSMGEGLTIGMDGMSRAIIIGTEMRRLMGEVNQVDLIHQDLTYQFPTAKLFHINGAPRESFIPKIYINQKNNLKDEALEKALEVLKSQTL, encoded by the coding sequence ATGATAAAACTCATTGCTTTAACCCTGCTTTATTTAAGCCTTTCAATCAACGCAAGCGCTCAAACTACGAAACCTCTTGACAAAAAAAGCCTAAAAAAAGATCTGAATGAAATGCTCCAAACGATTGCTAACCATTATGTCTATTTGGATGGCAAAAACATCGATTTTGAATGTTTGCGGGAACATTACATTCATCAAATAGAACTTGCAAAAAATGATAAGGAAGCCTTATTGATTTTTGAATATGTAACCAATGAGTTTTATGACGGACACATAAGCCTTAACCGAAACAACTCCTCCTCTTACAGGCTATATTCGCCATTATACTTAGGACAAATCAATGGTGAGTCCGTTATAAAGAATGTATGGACAAGTCAGATTAATAATCTTGATGAGAATATAATAGAAGCGAAAGTTCTTGAAATCAACGGGAAAGACTTCCAGAAAGCAATTGATGAATTTCCGACATACTGCCATGATAAATCTGATTTAGAAATCAGGGAATGGATAGCCAATAAAGTCATTTGCGGAAGATACGACCAAAAAAGAATCTTGACATTGCTGATGCCTGATCATACCATCAGAGAACTGGACCTTGATCAGATTTCCATCAAAACCGAAAAGAAACTTTCAAGCAGACAAAAAATTGACAACTATGGCATCATTAGAATAAACGACAAGCTCTATGACAATAAACTCATCAATGAATTTGATGCGCATTTGGAAGAACTATGGGAAACGGATGGATTAATCATCGACCTTAGAAATACCATCAGCGGAGGCAATTCTTATGTTGCCAGAGGCATTATGAGTCGATTTATCGAAAAAGAAATGGCATATCAAATTCATAAGTTTGATGAGAAATACGACAAGGGCCCCAAAGTTGAGAGATCTTGGAAAGAATATGTTAGCCCAAGGGGAAGAACATACAAAAAGCCTGTCATCATATTAGTCGGTAGATGGACAGGAAGCATGGGCGAAGGATTAACGATCGGAATGGATGGGATGAGTCGAGCTATAATTATCGGAACAGAAATGCGCAGACTTATGGGCGAGGTAAACCAAGTTGATCTCATCCATCAAGATCTTACTTACCAATTTCCCACAGCCAAGCTTTTTCATATCAACGGAGCTCCACGCGAGAGTTTTATTCCCAAAATCTATATCAATCAAAAAAACAATCTTAAGGATGAAGCTTTAGAAAAGGCTTTGGAGGTATTGAAATCTCAAACACTGTAG
- a CDS encoding MATE family efflux transporter, translating to MFLVIRLPQCETSSVVAGHFMVKMNTKQHFTQNFKLAYPIMLSQFGQVMVTVVDTIMVGQVGTSSLAAASFSGGVFAVFMIFGMGITYVLSPLVAEANGSGRSDKAASYFKNSLLLYSSIGFLFFGLAFIVAQNLHVFGQSEAVTTLSKDYFLVLAASLLPLMFFQSFRQLAEGMQSTREAMFITIASNLLNIFFNWVLIFGHFGFEPMGLLGAGIATLISRIVMPIGMGIFVFKSPIFSKVIKHFGSVKISKKRIGTLLKLGTPTGTQALFEVGAFSFTSIMCGWVSDVAQAAHQIALNFGTIFYMIASGIGAAASASVGTFLGKKQILNAKKSGMVSMMMCVALTTFSCLVMLIFKNEIPKVYIDDPVVVSMAAQLLLLCGVFQIVDGVQVAAMGALRGLQDVKVPAIFIFIAYWILGIPSGYVLAFKFGWGSSGVWMGLVIGLTVVAVLSVIRFIKISDKKLRMTESMPISEPKLVEA from the coding sequence ATGTTTTTGGTGATAAGATTGCCTCAATGTGAAACATCTTCCGTGGTTGCGGGACATTTTATGGTGAAGATGAATACCAAACAACATTTTACTCAGAATTTCAAATTAGCTTATCCTATCATGCTCAGCCAGTTTGGCCAAGTAATGGTTACGGTAGTGGATACTATCATGGTAGGTCAAGTGGGGACATCCTCATTGGCCGCTGCGTCATTCTCAGGCGGAGTATTTGCCGTATTCATGATTTTTGGGATGGGGATCACATACGTGTTAAGTCCTTTGGTCGCTGAGGCTAATGGATCTGGCAGATCCGATAAAGCGGCCTCTTATTTTAAAAACTCCTTGTTGTTGTATTCTTCAATAGGCTTTTTGTTTTTTGGATTGGCTTTTATTGTCGCTCAGAATCTTCATGTTTTCGGGCAAAGCGAAGCAGTGACAACGCTTTCAAAGGATTATTTTCTAGTATTGGCCGCTTCATTATTGCCTTTGATGTTTTTCCAAAGCTTTAGACAATTGGCCGAGGGAATGCAAAGCACTAGAGAGGCGATGTTTATTACGATTGCTTCGAACTTGCTTAATATATTCTTCAATTGGGTTTTGATATTCGGACATTTTGGATTCGAGCCTATGGGCTTGTTGGGCGCAGGAATTGCGACATTGATATCGAGAATAGTAATGCCAATAGGCATGGGGATATTCGTGTTCAAGTCGCCAATATTCAGTAAGGTTATTAAGCATTTTGGCTCTGTGAAAATTTCGAAAAAAAGAATTGGCACTTTGTTAAAGCTGGGAACGCCAACAGGAACGCAAGCATTGTTTGAAGTAGGCGCTTTTAGCTTCACTTCGATTATGTGCGGATGGGTAAGCGACGTTGCTCAAGCGGCTCACCAGATCGCGCTTAATTTCGGGACAATTTTCTATATGATTGCATCCGGAATAGGAGCTGCTGCTAGCGCCAGCGTTGGAACGTTCTTAGGAAAAAAACAGATATTGAATGCAAAAAAATCAGGTATGGTCAGCATGATGATGTGCGTAGCTTTGACGACTTTTAGTTGCTTGGTAATGCTGATATTTAAAAATGAAATTCCGAAAGTATATATTGACGACCCTGTAGTGGTTTCTATGGCGGCTCAATTGCTTTTGCTATGCGGTGTTTTTCAGATTGTTGACGGCGTTCAAGTTGCGGCTATGGGAGCTTTGCGTGGATTGCAAGATGTTAAGGTGCCGGCAATTTTCATATTCATAGCTTATTGGATACTTGGGATTCCTTCAGGCTACGTTTTGGCTTTTAAATTTGGTTGGGGAAGTTCTGGCGTTTGGATGGGACTTGTTATAGGCCTGACTGTAGTTGCTGTGCTTTCTGTGATTAGATTTATCAAGATTTCGGATAAGAAATTGAGGATGACTGAATCTATGCCTATAAGTGAGCCTAAGCTAGTGGAAGCGTAG
- a CDS encoding TonB-dependent receptor, which yields MNQFFKGSLLVFLLSIIGMQVLAQSVGRISGRIIDAQANELSYAHVYVKDTKFSTVTDLSGKFSIGGVPAGEYEIIAHYLGYDDATQSIQVKENQTVSIEMVMEENATQLEGIVVYGDASRGQAKALNEQMNSISIKNVVSSEQFGTMPDRNGSEALQRIPGISINRNRGEGADIQIRGVSSEYNQMQMNGTPMPGGADNRGTSLDFLAVDLMDNIEVKKTLTPDMDGGAIGGAVNFTMKDAPEQLTIKAMTSGGRNFHVDEYNAGGGLGLQQHNMFIGNRFFDNKLGVLINGSYYQTNRGTELNQYLIDDADSLIQKRYNDYDVKRVRYGYSTALDYRFNENHVIRGSYNKNYFEDHRIRRRADFNYRRWDEQENSVDGGAITAYDEVREVQNRLKSTSMDVYQIGGEHKFNNGIEFDYKYSHISTEVEEPDGTQYYFGRILSPEDIQGQDIWGVTAKTMIRPEDPLYMKGGRGQKQGVRKDEMLNVEKDNSFVANLKIPIDFMGKRTNLQTGYKFWKKTKDRQATRFTADPTEEVKIYAPDFFNEGVTYRDAAFNDLPLGDWKANNSVLNNNYYASEQINAAYIMADLPWTSKFNTLIGARMEHTANHYIFDEYNSGEFVQTLNDRSNYVNILPSINAVYKFDKQNSLKAAVTQGIARPAFTSLIPREVIDDEARKMSISNPDLKPVVATNFDIIYERYTSNMGYFTAGAFAKLIDGQIVSTTEYHMIDGQPWEITKPLNADQAKLFGFEVAYSHRFINSGVPVLEWMSVMANYTFTWSQQKIIRNGNTIDDDGNLIEGEEIVRVTQMGNSPRDIFNLNLTYDNPNSGLMIAISGNYRAPLLIEMADRAERDIYFSQQFHLDLSASYAINENLSIFTQMNNLTNQKEREVYGNPYSAGHILHQTEQYGPTVTIGAKFNL from the coding sequence ATGAATCAGTTTTTTAAGGGTTCTTTATTAGTATTTCTTCTCTCGATAATTGGCATGCAAGTGTTGGCGCAAAGCGTTGGCCGAATAAGCGGTAGAATCATTGACGCTCAAGCCAATGAGCTTTCATATGCCCATGTGTATGTGAAGGATACTAAATTTTCGACAGTGACGGATTTATCCGGAAAGTTTTCCATAGGTGGAGTGCCGGCGGGTGAATACGAAATTATAGCGCATTATCTTGGCTATGATGATGCAACACAATCGATTCAAGTAAAAGAAAACCAAACAGTAAGCATTGAGATGGTGATGGAGGAAAATGCCACTCAATTGGAAGGGATAGTTGTATATGGAGACGCGTCGAGAGGACAAGCGAAAGCCTTGAATGAGCAAATGAATTCGATCTCGATCAAGAATGTTGTTTCTTCTGAGCAGTTTGGAACGATGCCGGATAGAAATGGTTCCGAGGCTTTGCAGCGTATTCCCGGGATTTCCATTAATAGAAACAGAGGCGAAGGAGCTGATATTCAGATACGTGGCGTGAGTTCAGAATATAACCAAATGCAGATGAATGGAACTCCAATGCCTGGTGGTGCTGACAATAGAGGGACTAGTTTGGATTTTCTGGCGGTGGACTTGATGGATAATATCGAGGTGAAAAAGACGCTTACTCCGGATATGGATGGAGGAGCGATTGGCGGAGCGGTGAATTTCACCATGAAAGATGCTCCCGAACAATTGACGATCAAAGCGATGACCAGTGGCGGTCGCAATTTTCATGTCGATGAGTACAATGCCGGAGGAGGGTTAGGTTTACAACAGCACAATATGTTCATAGGCAACAGGTTTTTTGATAATAAACTAGGAGTATTGATCAATGGTAGTTATTATCAAACCAATAGAGGAACGGAGCTGAATCAATACCTTATCGATGATGCTGACTCTTTGATTCAGAAGAGATACAACGATTATGATGTCAAGCGTGTGAGATATGGATATAGCACAGCACTGGATTATAGATTCAATGAGAATCATGTGATCAGAGGATCATATAATAAGAATTATTTTGAGGATCATCGTATACGCCGTAGAGCGGATTTCAACTATCGAAGATGGGATGAGCAAGAGAATAGCGTGGATGGCGGAGCGATTACCGCTTATGATGAAGTGCGCGAAGTGCAAAACAGGCTTAAGTCCACATCTATGGATGTGTATCAGATTGGCGGTGAGCATAAGTTCAATAATGGGATCGAGTTTGATTATAAATACAGCCACATAAGCACTGAAGTGGAAGAGCCGGACGGCACGCAATATTACTTTGGAAGAATATTGAGTCCTGAGGATATTCAAGGACAAGATATATGGGGAGTAACAGCGAAGACGATGATTCGCCCTGAAGATCCTTTGTATATGAAAGGCGGTAGAGGACAAAAGCAAGGTGTGCGCAAGGACGAGATGCTTAATGTTGAAAAAGACAATTCATTTGTGGCTAACTTGAAAATCCCTATTGATTTTATGGGAAAAAGAACAAACCTTCAGACCGGCTACAAATTCTGGAAAAAAACAAAAGACAGGCAAGCTACGCGTTTCACGGCTGACCCGACTGAGGAAGTGAAGATTTACGCGCCTGACTTTTTCAATGAAGGTGTTACGTACAGGGACGCGGCATTCAATGACTTGCCTTTAGGTGATTGGAAGGCGAATAATAGCGTATTGAATAATAACTATTACGCAAGCGAGCAAATTAACGCCGCTTATATTATGGCGGACTTGCCTTGGACTTCCAAGTTCAATACTTTGATCGGTGCGAGAATGGAGCATACGGCTAACCACTATATCTTTGATGAGTATAATTCAGGTGAATTTGTTCAAACGTTGAATGACAGAAGCAACTACGTCAATATACTGCCTTCCATCAATGCCGTGTATAAATTTGACAAGCAAAACAGTTTGAAAGCGGCGGTTACTCAAGGTATTGCTAGACCTGCTTTTACAAGCTTGATACCAAGAGAAGTGATCGATGATGAAGCGCGAAAGATGTCCATATCCAATCCGGATTTGAAGCCGGTGGTAGCGACAAATTTCGATATCATTTATGAACGATACACTTCCAATATGGGATACTTCACCGCAGGAGCTTTTGCGAAGTTGATTGACGGGCAGATCGTAAGCACTACAGAATACCATATGATCGATGGCCAGCCTTGGGAGATTACGAAGCCTTTGAATGCGGATCAGGCGAAGCTCTTTGGTTTCGAGGTTGCATACAGTCATAGATTTATCAACTCGGGGGTGCCAGTGTTGGAATGGATGAGCGTGATGGCTAATTATACATTCACATGGTCGCAACAGAAAATCATTCGAAATGGAAATACTATCGATGATGACGGCAACTTGATAGAAGGAGAGGAAATCGTTCGTGTCACTCAAATGGGAAATAGTCCGAGAGACATTTTCAATTTGAATTTGACATACGATAATCCTAACAGCGGTTTGATGATCGCTATCTCAGGCAACTACAGAGCGCCTCTTTTGATTGAAATGGCAGATAGAGCGGAACGCGATATTTATTTCAGCCAACAGTTTCATCTTGACTTGTCGGCAAGTTACGCTATAAATGAAAACTTGTCGATATTTACGCAAATGAACAACTTGACCAATCAAAAAGAGAGAGAAGTGTACGGTAATCCTTACAGTGCCGGACACATTTTACACCAAACGGAACAATACGGACCGACTGTCACAATCGGTGCGAAATTCAATCTATAG
- a CDS encoding MBL fold metallo-hydrolase yields the protein MNEIEKLRLDGEIPMNCYVLARNNECFIIDPGYQKELIQEYVDSKGYTVKGILLTHAHIDHIEALDCYDVPVYLHEKEYEILIDNYNNGFEFFGKLPNYSFESLDIRLVNEDSELNIGGEKIEIILTPGHTIGSVCYVIGHDIYSGDTLFEATVGKWDRPTGNVEELRVSVLKLINTQPDYMLVHPGHGRSTTIGVEKQINPFYIKWSQEELYSHLEK from the coding sequence ATGAATGAGATCGAAAAATTAAGATTGGATGGAGAGATTCCGATGAATTGTTATGTGCTTGCTCGCAATAACGAGTGCTTTATCATTGATCCGGGATATCAAAAAGAGCTTATTCAAGAATATGTAGATTCGAAAGGCTATACTGTCAAAGGTATTTTGCTGACGCATGCTCATATTGATCATATCGAGGCACTGGATTGCTATGATGTGCCTGTTTATCTGCATGAAAAAGAATATGAAATCTTAATTGATAATTATAATAATGGTTTTGAGTTCTTTGGCAAACTTCCAAACTATTCATTTGAATCATTGGATATCAGATTGGTGAATGAAGATAGTGAATTGAACATCGGTGGCGAGAAAATCGAAATAATTCTTACGCCCGGACATACCATCGGAAGCGTGTGTTACGTGATAGGACACGATATTTATTCAGGAGACACTTTATTCGAAGCGACAGTCGGCAAGTGGGATCGTCCAACAGGAAATGTCGAGGAATTGAGAGTGTCTGTTTTAAAATTGATAAATACACAGCCTGACTATATGTTGGTTCATCCCGGACATGGAAGAAGCACGACGATAGGTGTAGAAAAACAAATCAATCCATTTTACATAAAATGGTCACAAGAGGAATTGTACTCGCATTTAGAAAAATAA